A single uncultured Methanolobus sp. DNA region contains:
- the hisS gene encoding histidine--tRNA ligase, which yields MKITKPRGTRDFLPEDTRKRRYVEGILRQVVKNWGFNEIITPTFENLELFTLKSGEGVIGELYNFTDKGDREMTLRPELTAPVMRMFVNEMQAYQQPLKLFYFENCFRYERPQKGRFREFWQFGVELIGSRRMDADAEVIALATEMLKSVGIKGDLNVNNLGVIRHLLSVLETENQSKIMRLVDKKDYEGLDNFLEEINAPADLRQKLIELISLTGNDAITKARDVLGDLPEIDDFQELLTMLDAYGVEYTINFGIARGLDYYTGTVFEIYAEGLGAQNQVCGGGSYQLIQLFGGGDVPSTGFGLGFDRIMEVCELETPDDVPVVIIAKDSTRLDAIKAANELRKHMPVYNDLMKRNFKAQLSHANNIGAKHTIIIGEKEVEAGKVMLKDMVSGEQELLTIDEVITKLTNK from the coding sequence ATGAAGATCACTAAACCAAGAGGCACACGTGATTTCCTCCCTGAGGACACAAGGAAAAGAAGATACGTTGAAGGCATACTGCGCCAGGTCGTAAAGAACTGGGGATTCAACGAAATAATCACACCCACATTCGAGAACCTGGAACTCTTTACTCTGAAATCAGGTGAAGGTGTAATCGGAGAACTTTACAACTTCACAGACAAAGGCGACAGGGAAATGACACTGCGTCCTGAGCTTACAGCACCTGTGATGAGGATGTTTGTCAATGAGATGCAGGCATATCAGCAGCCTTTGAAATTATTCTACTTTGAGAATTGCTTCAGGTATGAGAGACCGCAGAAAGGACGCTTCAGAGAGTTCTGGCAGTTCGGTGTCGAACTCATTGGCAGCAGAAGAATGGATGCCGATGCCGAAGTAATTGCTCTTGCAACAGAGATGCTCAAATCCGTTGGTATCAAAGGCGACCTGAACGTAAACAACCTCGGAGTTATCAGGCACCTTCTCAGCGTTCTTGAAACCGAGAACCAGAGCAAGATTATGAGACTTGTTGACAAGAAGGATTATGAAGGACTCGATAACTTCCTTGAAGAAATCAATGCTCCTGCCGACCTTCGTCAGAAACTTATCGAACTCATCTCACTTACAGGCAATGATGCAATTACAAAAGCAAGAGATGTTCTGGGAGATCTTCCTGAAATAGACGATTTCCAGGAACTTCTGACCATGCTGGATGCCTACGGTGTGGAATACACAATCAACTTTGGAATTGCCAGAGGACTTGATTATTACACAGGAACCGTTTTTGAAATCTACGCAGAAGGACTCGGTGCCCAGAACCAGGTCTGTGGCGGCGGTTCATACCAGCTTATCCAGCTCTTCGGAGGCGGTGACGTACCATCAACAGGTTTCGGCCTTGGTTTTGACAGGATAATGGAGGTTTGTGAACTTGAAACTCCTGATGATGTTCCTGTTGTCATCATTGCAAAGGACAGCACACGTCTTGATGCTATAAAGGCAGCCAATGAACTCAGAAAACACATGCCAGTCTACAACGACCTTATGAAGAGGAACTTCAAGGCCCAGTTATCACATGCCAACAACATTGGTGCAAAGCATACCATCATCATTGGCGAGAAGGAAGTTGAAGCCGGAAAGGTCATGTTAAAGGATATGGTAAGCGGTGAACAGGAACTTCTGACCATCGATGAGGTCATTACAAAGCTCACAAACAAATGA
- a CDS encoding 30S ribosomal protein S15, which produces MAKMHTRRKGNSGPTRPLRTEAPSWSTMTSDEITTVVADLWKQGVSTSEIGMILRDKYGVPDVKIATGKKITKILREKGEKFAVPEDLYNLIVKAIGMRKHMSYNHKDVHNKRALQNTESKIRRLVKYYQSAKVLPADWKYKPETAEMLITR; this is translated from the coding sequence ATGGCAAAAATGCACACCCGTAGGAAAGGAAACTCCGGACCTACAAGACCACTTCGCACAGAAGCACCTTCATGGTCAACAATGACCAGCGATGAAATTACAACCGTGGTTGCAGACCTCTGGAAGCAGGGAGTAAGCACAAGCGAGATCGGAATGATCCTCAGGGACAAGTATGGTGTACCTGACGTAAAGATTGCAACCGGCAAGAAGATCACAAAGATCCTCAGAGAGAAAGGGGAGAAATTCGCTGTACCTGAAGATCTCTACAACCTTATCGTGAAGGCTATCGGAATGAGAAAGCACATGAGCTACAACCACAAGGATGTACACAACAAACGTGCTCTCCAGAACACCGAGTCAAAGATCAGAAGATTGGTAAAATACTACCAGTCCGCAAAAGTACTCCCAGCTGACTGGAAATACAAGCCAGAAACTGCTGAGATGCTGATCACCAGATAA